In Notamacropus eugenii isolate mMacEug1 chromosome 1, mMacEug1.pri_v2, whole genome shotgun sequence, one genomic interval encodes:
- the LOC140520761 gene encoding gap junction gamma-1 protein-like — MSWAFLTRLLEAVTQHSTLVGKLWLSVLVVFRLVLLAVGGEAIYRDELSGFSCNTAQPGCQNVCYDAFAPLSHVRFWVFQIILVTAPTVFYLGYAVHYLSRRQMTQKQEEEEKEPMIKPKKSPEDGAHDGRRRIRRDGLLGAYVGQLLVRSALEVAFLFGQYLLYGLEVPPSYICQRSPCPHTVDCFVSRPTEKTIFLLIMYAVSGLCLLLTLIELLHLGLGSRKEKRDPPSHSKSLQLEQMQKQLHLVQEYLDLALHLSKPACSDQTPSYSIYAQQNLQRPAPKEAPFSKTDL; from the exons ATGAGCTGGGCCTTCCTGACGAGGTTGCTGGAGGCTGTGACCCAGCATTCCACCCTGGTGGGGAAACTCTGGCTGTCCGTGCTGGTTGTGTTCCGCCTGGTGCTGCTGGCGGTGGGCGGGGAGGCCATTTATCGGGACGAGCTAAGTGGCTTCTCCTGCAACACAGCACAGCCAGGCTGCCAAAATGTTTGCTACGACGCCTTCGCGCCCCTCTCCCACGTACGCTTCTGGGTGTTCCAGATCATCCTGGTCACAGCCCCCACTGTGTTCTACCTGGGCTATGCCGTACACTATCTGTCCCGGCGCCAGATGACCCAGAagcaagaggaggaagagaaggagccCATGATCAAACCCAAGAAGTCCCCTGAGGATGGAGCCCACGACGGTCGCAGGAGGATCCGGAGGGACGGGCTCCTGGGGGCCTATGTTGGGCAGTTGCTGGTGCGATCTGCCTTAGAGGTGGCCTTTCTATTCGGCCAATACCTGCTCTATGGCCTGGAAGTGCCTCCCTCCTATATCTGCCAGCGCAGCCCTTGCCCTCACACGGTGGACTGCTTTGTGTCTCGTCCCACAGAGAAGACCATCTTTCTGCTGATCATGTATGCAGTCAGTGGCCTCTGCCTCCTGCTCACCCTGATTGAGTTGTTGCACCTGGGCCTGGGaagcaggaaggagaaaagggaccCACCTTCCCATTCCAAGAGTCTCCAGCTAGAGCAAATGCAAAAACAGCTGCATCTGGTCCAGGAGTACCTGGACTTGGCGCTGCATTTGAGTAAACCTGCCTGTTCGGATCAGACTCCATCCTACAGCATATATGCTCAGCAAAACCTGCAGAGACCAGCCCCCAAAGAGGCTCCATTCTCTAAGACAG ATCTGTGA